In Kordiimonas sp. SCSIO 12610, the sequence AGCATTTGATTGCCCTGATTGGCTTGGCCGCGAAGTCTCTAGCGATCCTCGATTTTTAAATTCCAATCTCGCCAAACATCCAATCAGCGAATGGATGGATGAATACCGGGTTTTATTACTATGATGTGGTTTTGCACTACTTAATCCTAGCAGATTTATGATGCTCTGACTTGCTTAAAGGCCTGCTTTCTGATAGCAGAGCGGCGAAGCCACACATTCCAATTCCTTTGAAGGAGCCTTGTCGATGATTCCTCGTTATTCCCGCAAAAATATGACTGATATCTGGGAAGCGGAAAACCGTTTTCGTATCTGGTTTGAAATTGAAGCGCACGCCTGTGACGCCAATGCAAAACTCGGCCGAATTCCAGAAGATGCCGCTAAAGCCGTTTGGGAACGCGGCAAGTTCGAAGTGGAGCGGATTGACGAGATCGAACGCGAGGTAAAGCATGACGTTATTGCGTTCCTCACGAACCTTGCGGAACATGTTGGTGATGAAGCGCGCTTTGTGCACCAGGGGATGACATCATCGGACGTGTTGGATACCTGCCTTTCGGTTCAGTTGATGCAGGCGGCTGATATTATCATCGAAGACCTTGAGAAACTTCTTGTGGTTCTTAAGCGCCGCGCGGAAGAGCATAAATATACAGTATGTATTGGCCGCAGCCACGGTATCCACGCGGAACCAGTTACCTTCGGCCTTAAGATGGCGCAGGCCTATGCCGAGTTTGATCGTTGCCTCGCGCGCATGAAAGACGCGCGGAAAGAGGTGGCGACATGCGCGATTTCGGGCGCTGTTGGTACGTTTGCAAACATCGATCCGTTTGTTGAAGAATATGTAGCCGAGCAGATGGGCCTTGAGGTTGAACCAATTTCAACGCAGGTGATCCCACGTGATCGTCACGCGATGTATTTCTCTGTGCTCGGCGTGATTGCGAGCTGTATCGAGCGCTTGGCGGTGGAGGTTCGTCACCTTCAGCGAACTGAAGTTCTGGAAGCGCAGGAATATTTCTCGAAGGGGCAAAAAGGCTCAAGCGCCATGCCGCATAAAAAGAACCCTATCCTCACTGAAAACCTTACAGGGCAAGCGCGCTATATTCGTGCGATGTGTATTCCTGCGATGGAAAATGTGGCCCTATGGCACGAGCGTGATATTTCGCATTCTTCTGTTGAGCGTTATATCGGTCCGGACGCAACAGTCGCGCTTGATTTCTCGCTTGCGCGCCTCACGAACGTGATGGACCAGCTTCTTGTTTATCCAGACAATATGCTTGATAATATGAATAAAATGGGCGGCCTGCCAAACAGCCAGCGCGTGCTTCTTGAGCTGACACAGGCAGGTGTTAGCCGTGAGGATGCATACCGCCTTGTTCAGGCGAATGCTATGAAGGTATGGGATAGCCGCGGTGAGCTTCAGCTTCTTGATCTTTTAAAGGCGGACGAGATTGTAACTGCCAAGGTTTCAGAAGCGGAACTGGATGAGCTCTTTAACATGGATTATCATACCAAACATGTTGATACGATTTTCAGGCGCGTGTTTGGTGAATAACCATCGTCTAAAATATGGAAAGCCCGGCCTGTGCTGGGTTTTTTGTTGTAGGTTGTATCTTGTCTGAATATGCGATTGATGGTGTATGAAATATAGAGTACCGTAGTTTTGTCGTACTAACGAAACCGCGTTTTGAGGCTGATGACTGACAATTACAATCGCAAATCGTCAATCGAACCGACCGGAACTGAAGGTAAAGTTGCAGTTTCGCTAGACGCACCAGAATCCCAAATATGTAAAACTCTTTATGATTGGTGGATTTCTCACAAGCAAGACAGGGACATGCCGTCCCGTGCAGACTTGCACCCAAGGGATCTGATCAGCATTCTACCTTATGTTTATATGGTAGATGTTCTTGACGAAGGGACCGAATATGTTATCCGCCTTCATGGGTCTGCACTGGCCGAAATGATGGGGGTGGATTGCACAGGCATGCGACTTGAACGCAACGAACAAAGCGGTAAATTCGATAATGCGTGGCGCGGCGAGGTGTATGATAAGGTATATTTCAGCGCATCCCCTGTTTTCTATAAATTCCATTTAGGTGACTTTGGAAAAGCCCACGTTATTACGGAAAATATTCTCTTACCCATGCGGGATAAAAGTGGCCAATTTACCATTCTTTTGTGTGCTTCCGCGCCTCAAAGGTAATACTTTTGGAAATGTTACAGCTATTAATAGCTTTATGTTTGGGAAAATCGGATAACCTATGCAAACTAATAACCAACATGTCAAAGCAGCCCTTTTAATCATTGGTGATGAAATCCTGTCCGGGCGTACGCAGGATAAAAACACAAGCTACATAGCGACTTGGTTGAATGAAGCGGGGATTCAATTATCCGAAGTGCGGATTGTACCCGATATTGAGGACGAGATTGTTCACGCCGTTAATCGCCTGCGCGCCAAATATGATTATCTGTTCACAACAGGGGGGATTGGCCCAACCCATGATGACATAACGGCTGAGGCGATGGGGGCTGCGTTTGAATTACCTGTTCACAATCACCCTGAGGCCTATGCGCGCCTTCTTGCCTATTACGGTGAAGAAAACTTTACAGACGCCCGCCAGCGTATGACCCGCGTGCCAGAAGGGGGGGAACTAATCGAAAATCCAGTTTCTATCGCGCCGGGGTTTAAAATTGAAAATGTGTTTGTCATGGCGGGGGTCCCGAAGGTGATGCAGGCCATGCTGGAAAAGCTACGTCATCACTTAAAGGGCGGGCGAAAGGTTCATTCAAAAACGGTTACCATCCATGCACCCGAAAGTGTGATTGCGGACACACTTGGCAACATTGAAGCGTCTGTTGAGGGGATCAGCATTGGCAGTTACCCGTTCTATCATGAAGGCAAGGTAGGGGCTCAGATTGTCACGAGAAGCGTGGATCAAGATGCACTGACGCAGGCTCAAAACTTATTGGTTGCTGCATGTGAAGCGAGCGAATGGGAATACGATACAGAGTAGCTGACTACGATCAGAATTGAAATCCTTATAATCCTATTCACCGCTTGAACACGACGGTCTTGTTGCCGTTTCTAATCACACGATGTTCAAGGTGAAGGGTCACAGCTTCTGCAAGGGTGATCCGCTCCACATCGCGGCCCGTTGCAACCAGATCGTCTGGCGTCATGGCATGGTTCACACGGGCGATATTCTGTTCGATAATCGGGCCTTCATCCAGATCCGGGGTTACATAATGCGCGGTGGCACCAATGATTTTCACCCCCTTTTCAAAGGCCTGATGATAAGGCTTTGCCCCTTTGAAACTTGGTAAGAAAGAATGATGAATGTTGATCACACGCCCATCCATTTTCGCGCATAAGGTATCGCTGAAAATCTGCATGTAACGGGCGAGGATGATCAAATCGATTTCTTCTTCCTGAACCAGATTATAAAGCTTGTCTTCCTGCGTTTTTTTTGTGTCAGGCGTTATTGGCATGTGATGGAACGGAACATCATAGGATGCAGCAAGTTGGTATGCGTCTCTGTGGTTTGAAACCACAGCACGAATATCCATATTTATCGCCCCGCGCGCATTCCTGTAGAGTAGGTCCATCAAGCAGTGGTCGAATTTGGATACCATGATCAAAACCCGCTGCGGTTTATCGGCGTCTGAAATTGACCAATTGTCTGAATATTCCGAAACTGTTGGCGCCAATAGGGCTCTCATCGCATTGCAATCCAGACCGTCTTTGTTGGTAAAGGCTAGCCGCATGAAAAAACAATGGCTGGAGGTATCAGCAAACTGATCACTGGATGTGATGTTGCAGCCGTTTTTTGCGAGCAGGCTTGAAATGTCAGCAACTA encodes:
- the purB gene encoding adenylosuccinate lyase, with the protein product MIPRYSRKNMTDIWEAENRFRIWFEIEAHACDANAKLGRIPEDAAKAVWERGKFEVERIDEIEREVKHDVIAFLTNLAEHVGDEARFVHQGMTSSDVLDTCLSVQLMQAADIIIEDLEKLLVVLKRRAEEHKYTVCIGRSHGIHAEPVTFGLKMAQAYAEFDRCLARMKDARKEVATCAISGAVGTFANIDPFVEEYVAEQMGLEVEPISTQVIPRDRHAMYFSVLGVIASCIERLAVEVRHLQRTEVLEAQEYFSKGQKGSSAMPHKKNPILTENLTGQARYIRAMCIPAMENVALWHERDISHSSVERYIGPDATVALDFSLARLTNVMDQLLVYPDNMLDNMNKMGGLPNSQRVLLELTQAGVSREDAYRLVQANAMKVWDSRGELQLLDLLKADEIVTAKVSEAELDELFNMDYHTKHVDTIFRRVFGE
- a CDS encoding PAS domain-containing protein yields the protein MTDNYNRKSSIEPTGTEGKVAVSLDAPESQICKTLYDWWISHKQDRDMPSRADLHPRDLISILPYVYMVDVLDEGTEYVIRLHGSALAEMMGVDCTGMRLERNEQSGKFDNAWRGEVYDKVYFSASPVFYKFHLGDFGKAHVITENILLPMRDKSGQFTILLCASAPQR
- the purU gene encoding formyltetrahydrofolate deformylase codes for the protein MMSSSFVLTFSCPDREGIVADISSLLAKNGCNITSSDQFADTSSHCFFMRLAFTNKDGLDCNAMRALLAPTVSEYSDNWSISDADKPQRVLIMVSKFDHCLMDLLYRNARGAINMDIRAVVSNHRDAYQLAASYDVPFHHMPITPDTKKTQEDKLYNLVQEEEIDLIILARYMQIFSDTLCAKMDGRVINIHHSFLPSFKGAKPYHQAFEKGVKIIGATAHYVTPDLDEGPIIEQNIARVNHAMTPDDLVATGRDVERITLAEAVTLHLEHRVIRNGNKTVVFKR
- a CDS encoding molybdopterin-binding protein; its protein translation is MQTNNQHVKAALLIIGDEILSGRTQDKNTSYIATWLNEAGIQLSEVRIVPDIEDEIVHAVNRLRAKYDYLFTTGGIGPTHDDITAEAMGAAFELPVHNHPEAYARLLAYYGEENFTDARQRMTRVPEGGELIENPVSIAPGFKIENVFVMAGVPKVMQAMLEKLRHHLKGGRKVHSKTVTIHAPESVIADTLGNIEASVEGISIGSYPFYHEGKVGAQIVTRSVDQDALTQAQNLLVAACEASEWEYDTE